In Odontesthes bonariensis isolate fOdoBon6 chromosome 6, fOdoBon6.hap1, whole genome shotgun sequence, one genomic interval encodes:
- the idua gene encoding alpha-L-iduronidase isoform X1 — protein MVWISFSVLALLLCISKTSGSSCVITVDVGRPERELKHFWRSSGFCPPLPHTKAHQFDLSIDQKLNLAYLGSVPHGGIQQVRIHWMLELVTAQDIGGRPQYDFTKLDQLTELLWVNGLQPGFELMGSVSNYFTDFEDKSQVIEWRNLVYLIAKRYIDKYGLGSVSRWNFETWNEPNNHDFDNVTVSIQGFLNYYDACSEGLRAASGLLRFGGPGDSCHPPPHSPYCWAMLQHCYNGTNFFTGETGVRIDYIALHKKGGGYSLPILQQEIQTVEEIQERFPRLRSLPVYNDEADPLVGWSRPQEWRADVTYAAMVVKVISQHQNLLLANPNSTINYTLLSNDNAFLSYHPHPFTQRTLTARFQVNNTHPPHVQLVRKPVLTVMGLLALLGETQVPAQVLSSAGSHNSTLGVLASSHKPVMLGGSDSWQAAVLVYNSDDNSTSNSTDDVTVTVKGLAEQKGLVYVTYYMDNNVTSPYQLWQTMGRPDYPTAEQFRHLRSVEDPHTDGPWKVPAGDSLTLKAKLSVPSVLLIHVCAQPKSVPDQVNGLRFIRITKGQVLILWSDHCVDSRCIKTFEVEFSADDKEFSRINNQDTIFTSYVYSPVDQEVGGLYRVGAVDYWGRPGPYSLPERYSEEY, from the exons ATGGTGTGGATAAGTTTCTCTGTTCTTGCTTTACTTCTTTGCATTTCCAAAACCTCTGGCTCATCTTGCGTTATCACAGTTGATGTGGGAAGACCAGAGAGAGAGCTTAAACACTTCTGGAGAAGCAGTGGTTTCTG CCCTCCACTCCCTCATACAAAGGCCCACCAGTTTGACCTGAGCATCGACCAGAAGCTGAATTTGGCTTATTTGGGCTCAGTCCCTCATGGAGGGATCCAGCAGGTCAGGATACACTGGATGTTGGAGCTGGTCACGGCACA AGATATTGGCGGAAGACCCCAGTATGATTTCACTAAACTGGATCAGCTGACAGAACTCTTGTGGGTCAATGGACTTCAACCAG GTTTTGAACTGATGGGCAGTGTTTCAAACTACTTCACTGACTTTGAGGACAAGTCACAAGTGATCGAGTGGAGAAATCTTGTTTATCTCATAGCCAAGAGGTACATTG ATAAATATGGCCTGGGAAGTGTTTCTCGATGGAACTTTGAAACGTGGAATGAACCCAACAACCATGACTTTGATAATGTCACCGTGTCAATTCAAG GGTTTTTAAATTACTACGATGCCTGTTCGGAGGGCTTACGCGCTGCCAGTGGACTCTTGAGATTTGGAGGCCCAGGAGACTCTTGTCATCCACCACCACACTCACCGTACTGCTGGGCCATGCTGCAGCACTGCTACAACGGCACCAACTTTTTCACTGGAGAGACGGGGGTCAGGATCGATTACATCGCCCTGCACAAGAAG GGAGGAGGCTACTCTTTGCCTATCCTCCAGCAGGAGATCCAGACAGTAGAGGAGATCCAGGAGCGTTTCCCCCGACTGCGCAGCCTCCCTGTTTACAATGATGAGGCTGATCCTCTGGTGGGGTGGTCCAGGCCTCAGGAGTGGAGGGCTGATGTGACCTACGCTGCAATGGTGGTAAAG GTGATAAGCCAGCATCAGAATCTGCTACTGGCAAACCCAAATAGCACCATCAACTACACCCTGCTGAGCAACGACAATGCCTTTCTCAGCTACCACCCACACCCTTTCACCCAGCGCACGCTTACCGCCCGCTTCCAGGTCAACAACACCCACCCACCCCATGTCCAGCTCGTCAGGAAGCCCGTCCTCACCGTCATGGGCCTGTTGGCTTTGTTAG GAGAGACCCAGGTCCCCGCTCAGGTTCTGAGCTCAGCGGGAAGCCACAACAGCACCCTGGGAGTTCTCGCCAGCAGCCACAAGCCTGTGATGCTGGGCGGCTCGGACAGCTGGCAGGCAGCAGTGCTGGTCTACAACAGCGATGACAACAGCACCTCCAACAGCACTGATGACGTCACTGTCACAGTGAAAGGACTGGCTGAGCAAAAGG GCCTTGTGTACGTCACATATTACATGGACAATAATGTAACCAGTCCATACCAGCTGTGGCAGACCATGGGCAGACCCGACTACCCCACAGCAGAGCAGTTCAGACACCTCAGGAGTGTGGAG GACCCTCATACTGATGGACCCTGGAAAGTTCCTGCAGGCGACTCTCTGACTCTGAAAGCCAAATTGTCTGTGCCTTCTGTCCTCCTCATCCATGTTTGTGCTCAGCCAAAATCTGTGCCAGACCAG GTCAATGGGCTTCGCTTCATCAGGATCACCAAAGGCCAAGTTCTTATTCTTTGGTCTGACCATTGCGTTGATTCAAG ATGCATCAAGACTTTTGAGGTGGAATTCTCCGCAGACGACAAGGAATTCAGCCGAATAAATAACCAGGACACCATTTTTACTTCTTACGTCTATTCACCAG TGGACCAGGAGGTTGGAGGTCTGTACAGAGTTGGAGCTGTGGACTACTGGGGAAGGCCTGGCCCATATTCGCTGCCAGAGAGGTATTCAGAGGAGTATTAA
- the idua gene encoding alpha-L-iduronidase isoform X2 has translation MPDLAEDIRDRKELLNTAASNPPLPHTKAHQFDLSIDQKLNLAYLGSVPHGGIQQVRIHWMLELVTAQDIGGRPQYDFTKLDQLTELLWVNGLQPGFELMGSVSNYFTDFEDKSQVIEWRNLVYLIAKRYIDKYGLGSVSRWNFETWNEPNNHDFDNVTVSIQGFLNYYDACSEGLRAASGLLRFGGPGDSCHPPPHSPYCWAMLQHCYNGTNFFTGETGVRIDYIALHKKGGGYSLPILQQEIQTVEEIQERFPRLRSLPVYNDEADPLVGWSRPQEWRADVTYAAMVVKVISQHQNLLLANPNSTINYTLLSNDNAFLSYHPHPFTQRTLTARFQVNNTHPPHVQLVRKPVLTVMGLLALLGETQVPAQVLSSAGSHNSTLGVLASSHKPVMLGGSDSWQAAVLVYNSDDNSTSNSTDDVTVTVKGLAEQKGLVYVTYYMDNNVTSPYQLWQTMGRPDYPTAEQFRHLRSVEDPHTDGPWKVPAGDSLTLKAKLSVPSVLLIHVCAQPKSVPDQVNGLRFIRITKGQVLILWSDHCVDSRCIKTFEVEFSADDKEFSRINNQDTIFTSYVYSPVDQEVGGLYRVGAVDYWGRPGPYSLPERYSEEY, from the exons ATGCCGGATCTAGCAGAAGATATCCGTGATCGTAAGGAACTTTTAAATACTGCAGCAAGCAA CCCTCCACTCCCTCATACAAAGGCCCACCAGTTTGACCTGAGCATCGACCAGAAGCTGAATTTGGCTTATTTGGGCTCAGTCCCTCATGGAGGGATCCAGCAGGTCAGGATACACTGGATGTTGGAGCTGGTCACGGCACA AGATATTGGCGGAAGACCCCAGTATGATTTCACTAAACTGGATCAGCTGACAGAACTCTTGTGGGTCAATGGACTTCAACCAG GTTTTGAACTGATGGGCAGTGTTTCAAACTACTTCACTGACTTTGAGGACAAGTCACAAGTGATCGAGTGGAGAAATCTTGTTTATCTCATAGCCAAGAGGTACATTG ATAAATATGGCCTGGGAAGTGTTTCTCGATGGAACTTTGAAACGTGGAATGAACCCAACAACCATGACTTTGATAATGTCACCGTGTCAATTCAAG GGTTTTTAAATTACTACGATGCCTGTTCGGAGGGCTTACGCGCTGCCAGTGGACTCTTGAGATTTGGAGGCCCAGGAGACTCTTGTCATCCACCACCACACTCACCGTACTGCTGGGCCATGCTGCAGCACTGCTACAACGGCACCAACTTTTTCACTGGAGAGACGGGGGTCAGGATCGATTACATCGCCCTGCACAAGAAG GGAGGAGGCTACTCTTTGCCTATCCTCCAGCAGGAGATCCAGACAGTAGAGGAGATCCAGGAGCGTTTCCCCCGACTGCGCAGCCTCCCTGTTTACAATGATGAGGCTGATCCTCTGGTGGGGTGGTCCAGGCCTCAGGAGTGGAGGGCTGATGTGACCTACGCTGCAATGGTGGTAAAG GTGATAAGCCAGCATCAGAATCTGCTACTGGCAAACCCAAATAGCACCATCAACTACACCCTGCTGAGCAACGACAATGCCTTTCTCAGCTACCACCCACACCCTTTCACCCAGCGCACGCTTACCGCCCGCTTCCAGGTCAACAACACCCACCCACCCCATGTCCAGCTCGTCAGGAAGCCCGTCCTCACCGTCATGGGCCTGTTGGCTTTGTTAG GAGAGACCCAGGTCCCCGCTCAGGTTCTGAGCTCAGCGGGAAGCCACAACAGCACCCTGGGAGTTCTCGCCAGCAGCCACAAGCCTGTGATGCTGGGCGGCTCGGACAGCTGGCAGGCAGCAGTGCTGGTCTACAACAGCGATGACAACAGCACCTCCAACAGCACTGATGACGTCACTGTCACAGTGAAAGGACTGGCTGAGCAAAAGG GCCTTGTGTACGTCACATATTACATGGACAATAATGTAACCAGTCCATACCAGCTGTGGCAGACCATGGGCAGACCCGACTACCCCACAGCAGAGCAGTTCAGACACCTCAGGAGTGTGGAG GACCCTCATACTGATGGACCCTGGAAAGTTCCTGCAGGCGACTCTCTGACTCTGAAAGCCAAATTGTCTGTGCCTTCTGTCCTCCTCATCCATGTTTGTGCTCAGCCAAAATCTGTGCCAGACCAG GTCAATGGGCTTCGCTTCATCAGGATCACCAAAGGCCAAGTTCTTATTCTTTGGTCTGACCATTGCGTTGATTCAAG ATGCATCAAGACTTTTGAGGTGGAATTCTCCGCAGACGACAAGGAATTCAGCCGAATAAATAACCAGGACACCATTTTTACTTCTTACGTCTATTCACCAG TGGACCAGGAGGTTGGAGGTCTGTACAGAGTTGGAGCTGTGGACTACTGGGGAAGGCCTGGCCCATATTCGCTGCCAGAGAGGTATTCAGAGGAGTATTAA